In Enterobacter cloacae, a single window of DNA contains:
- a CDS encoding IS110 family transposase has protein sequence MENIALIGIDLGKNSFHIHCQDRRGKAVYRKKFTRPKLIEFLATCPATTIAMEACGGSHFMARKLEELGHSPKLISPQFVRPFVKSNKNDFVDAEAICEAASRPSMRFVQPRTESQQAMRALHRVRESLVQDKVKTTNQMHAFLLEFGISVPRGAAVISRLSTILEDNSLPLYLSQLLLKLQQHYHYLVEQIKDLESQLKRKLDEDEVGQRLLSIPCVGTLTASTISTEIGDGKQYASSRDFAAATGLVPRQYSTGGRTTLLGISKRGNKKIRTLLVQCARVFIQKLEHQSGKLADWVRDLLCRKSNFVVTCALANKLARIAWALTARQQTYVA, from the coding sequence ATGGAAAACATTGCGCTCATTGGTATCGATCTGGGTAAAAACTCTTTCCATATTCATTGCCAGGATCGTCGCGGGAAGGCTGTTTACCGTAAAAAATTTACCCGGCCAAAGTTGATCGAATTTTTGGCGACATGCCCCGCTACAACCATCGCAATGGAAGCCTGTGGCGGTTCTCACTTTATGGCACGCAAGTTGGAAGAGTTGGGGCATTCCCCAAAGCTGATATCACCACAATTTGTCCGCCCGTTCGTTAAAAGCAATAAAAACGACTTTGTCGACGCCGAAGCTATTTGTGAAGCTGCATCGCGTCCGTCTATGCGTTTTGTGCAGCCCAGAACGGAATCTCAGCAGGCAATGCGGGCTCTGCATCGTGTCCGTGAATCCCTGGTTCAGGATAAGGTAAAAACAACCAATCAAATGCATGCTTTTCTGCTGGAATTTGGCATTAGCGTTCCCCGAGGAGCTGCCGTTATTAGCCGACTGAGTACCATTCTTGAGGATAATAGTTTGCCTCTTTACCTCAGCCAGTTATTGCTGAAATTACAACAGCATTATCACTATCTTGTTGAGCAGATTAAAGATTTGGAATCCCAGTTGAAACGAAAGTTGGACGAAGATGAGGTTGGACAGCGCTTGCTGAGCATTCCCTGCGTCGGAACACTGACAGCGAGTACTATTTCAACTGAGATTGGCGACGGGAAGCAGTACGCCAGCAGCCGTGACTTTGCGGCGGCAACAGGGCTTGTACCTCGGCAGTACAGCACGGGAGGTAGGACGACATTGCTGGGAATTAGTAAGCGAGGTAATAAAAAGATCCGAACTTTGTTGGTTCAATGTGCCAGGGTATTCATACAAAAACTGGAACACCAGTCTGGCAAATTGGCCGATTGGGTCAGGGATTTACTGTGCCGGAAAAGCAACTTTGTCGTCACTTGTGCTCTGGCAAACAAGCTGGCCAGAATAGCCTGGGCCCTAACGGCACGACAGCAAACTTATGTAGCATAA
- the tnpA gene encoding transposase — MPRRSILSATERESLLALPDAKDELIRHYTFNETDLSVIRQRRGAANRLGFAVQLCYLRFPGTFLGVDEPPFPPLLRMVAAQLKMPVESWSEYGQREQTRREHLVELQTVFGFKPFTMSHYRQAVHTLTELALQTDKGIVLASALVENLRRQSIILPAMNAIERASAEAITRANRRIYAALTDSLLSPHRQRLDELLKRKDGSKVTWLAWLRQSPAKPNSRHMLEHIERLKSWQALDLPAGIERQVHQNRLLKIAREGGQMTPADLAKFEVQRRYATLVALAIEGMATVTDEIIDLHDRIIGKLFNAAKNKHQQQFQASGKAINDKVRMYGRIGQALIEAKQSGSDPFAAIEAVMPWDTFAASVTEAQTLARPADFDFLHHIGESYATLRRYAPQFLGVLKLRAAPAAKGVLDAIDMLRGMNSDSARKVPADAPTAFIKPRWAKLVLTDDGIDRRYYELCALSELKNALRSGDVWVQGSRQFKDFDEYLVPVEKFATLKLASELPLAVATDCDQYLHDRLELLEAQLATVNRMAAANDLPDAIITTASGLKITPLDAAVPDAAQAMIDQTAMLLPHLKITELLMEVDEWTGFTRHFTHLKTSDTAKDKTLLLTTILADAINLGLTKMAESCPGTTYAKLSWLQAWHIRDETYSTALAELVNAQFRQPFAGNWGDGTTSSSDGQNFRTGSKAESTGHINPKYGSSPGRTFYTHISDQYAPFSAKVVNVGIRDSTYVLDGLLYHESDLRIEEHYTDTAGFTDHVFGLMHLLGFRFAPRIRDLGETKLFIPKGDAAYDALKPMISSDRLNIKQIRAHWDEILRLATSIKQGTVTASLMLRKLGSYPRQNGLAVALRELGRIERTLFILDWLQSVELRRRVHAGLNKGEARNALARAVFFYRLGEIRDRSFEQQRYRASGLNLVTAAIVLWNTVYLERATSALRGNGTALDDTLLQYLSPLGWEHINLTGDYLWRSSAKVGAGKFRPLRPLPPA; from the coding sequence ATGCCACGCCGCTCAATCCTGTCCGCCACCGAGCGCGAAAGCCTGCTGGCACTGCCAGATGCCAAAGACGAACTGATACGGCACTACACGTTCAACGAAACCGACCTGTCGGTGATCCGTCAGCGTCGCGGCGCCGCGAATCGATTGGGCTTCGCTGTGCAGCTTTGCTACTTGCGATTCCCTGGCACCTTTTTGGGCGTCGATGAGCCTCCGTTTCCGCCCCTGTTGCGCATGGTGGCCGCGCAACTCAAGATGCCAGTGGAAAGTTGGAGCGAGTACGGCCAGCGCGAACAGACACGGCGGGAGCACTTGGTCGAGCTGCAAACGGTTTTTGGGTTCAAGCCCTTCACCATGAGCCACTATCGGCAAGCCGTGCATACATTGACCGAGCTGGCCTTGCAGACCGACAAAGGCATCGTGCTGGCGAGCGCACTTGTCGAGAATCTGCGGCGGCAGAGCATTATCCTGCCCGCCATGAATGCCATCGAGCGCGCAAGCGCCGAGGCCATCACCCGTGCCAACCGACGCATTTACGCGGCGCTGACCGATTCTTTGTTATCACCCCACCGTCAGCGCCTGGACGAACTTCTCAAGCGCAAGGACGGCAGTAAAGTGACGTGGCTGGCATGGCTGCGCCAGTCGCCTGCCAAACCGAACTCTCGCCACATGCTCGAACATATTGAGCGCCTGAAATCCTGGCAAGCACTTGATCTGCCCGCAGGCATCGAGCGGCAGGTTCACCAGAACCGCCTGCTCAAAATCGCTCGTGAAGGTGGCCAGATGACGCCTGCTGATCTGGCAAAGTTCGAGGTGCAACGACGCTATGCCACGCTGGTAGCGCTGGCCATCGAAGGCATGGCCACCGTCACCGATGAAATCATCGACCTTCACGATCGCATCATCGGCAAGCTGTTCAACGCGGCCAAGAACAAGCATCAGCAGCAGTTCCAGGCTTCCGGCAAGGCGATCAACGACAAGGTGCGGATGTATGGGCGCATCGGTCAAGCGTTGATTGAGGCCAAGCAAAGCGGCAGCGATCCGTTCGCCGCCATCGAGGCCGTTATGCCCTGGGACACCTTCGCCGCCAGCGTCACCGAAGCGCAAACATTGGCGCGGCCTGCCGACTTTGATTTCCTGCACCACATCGGTGAAAGCTATGCCACGCTACGCCGCTACGCGCCGCAGTTCCTGGGCGTGCTCAAATTGCGGGCTGCGCCCGCCGCCAAGGGTGTGCTCGATGCCATCGACATGCTGCGCGGCATGAACAGCGACAGCGCGCGCAAGGTGCCCGCCGATGCGCCAACCGCATTCATCAAGCCGCGCTGGGCAAAGCTGGTTCTGACCGACGACGGCATCGACCGGCGTTACTACGAGTTATGCGCCCTGTCGGAGCTGAAGAACGCGCTGCGCTCCGGTGATGTCTGGGTGCAGGGTTCTCGCCAGTTCAAGGACTTCGACGAATACCTGGTGCCGGTCGAGAAGTTCGCCACTTTGAAGCTGGCCAGCGAATTGCCGCTGGCAGTGGCCACCGACTGCGACCAATACCTGCATGACCGGTTGGAATTGTTGGAGGCGCAACTCGCCACAGTCAACCGCATGGCTGCGGCCAACGACTTACCGGATGCCATCATCACCACCGCGTCAGGCCTGAAGATCACGCCGCTGGACGCGGCAGTACCAGACGCCGCGCAAGCCATGATCGACCAGACAGCTATGCTGCTGCCGCACCTCAAAATCACCGAGTTGCTGATGGAGGTCGATGAATGGACGGGCTTCACCCGCCACTTCACACACCTGAAGACCAGCGACACGGCCAAGGACAAAACCTTGCTGTTGACGACGATCCTGGCCGACGCGATCAACCTGGGTCTGACCAAAATGGCCGAGTCCTGCCCTGGCACCACCTACGCCAAGCTGTCTTGGCTGCAAGCCTGGCACATCCGCGATGAAACCTATTCGACGGCGCTGGCCGAGCTGGTGAATGCGCAGTTTCGGCAACCCTTCGCCGGCAACTGGGGTGACGGCACCACGTCATCGTCGGACGGCCAGAACTTCAGAACCGGCAGCAAAGCAGAAAGCACTGGTCATATCAACCCGAAGTATGGAAGCAGTCCAGGACGGACTTTCTACACCCATATCTCCGACCAGTACGCGCCCTTCAGTGCCAAGGTGGTCAACGTGGGCATTCGTGATTCAACTTACGTGCTTGATGGCCTGCTGTACCACGAGTCGGACTTGCGCATCGAGGAACACTACACCGACACGGCAGGCTTCACCGATCACGTGTTTGGCTTGATGCATTTGCTGGGATTTCGCTTCGCGCCGCGTATCCGTGACTTGGGCGAAACCAAGCTATTCATCCCCAAGGGCGATGCCGCCTATGACGCGCTCAAGCCGATGATTAGCAGCGACAGGCTGAACATCAAGCAAATACGCGCCCATTGGGATGAAATTCTGCGGCTGGCCACCTCCATCAAGCAAGGCACGGTAACGGCTTCGCTGATGCTGCGCAAACTCGGCAGCTACCCGCGCCAGAACGGCTTGGCCGTGGCGTTGCGCGAGCTGGGGCGCATCGAGCGCACGCTGTTCATTTTGGATTGGCTGCAAAGCGTGGAGCTGCGCCGCCGCGTCCATGCGGGGCTGAATAAGGGCGAGGCGCGCAACGCGCTGGCCAGGGCGGTCTTCTTCTACCGATTGGGTGAAATCCGCGACCGCAGTTTTGAGCAGCAGCGCTACCGGGCCAGCGGCCTCAATCTGGTGACGGCGGCCATCGTGTTGTGGAACACGGTATATCTGGAGCGTGCCACCAGTGCTTTGCGTGGCAACGGCACGGCGCTGGACGACACATTGTTGCAATATCTGTCGCCGCTGGGGTGGGAGCACATCAACCTGACCGGCGATTACCTATGGCGCAGCAGCGCCAAGGTCGGTGCGGGGAAGTTTAGGCCATTGCGACCGCTGCCACCGGCTTAG
- the tnpR gene encoding resolvase, whose protein sequence is MQGQRIGYVRVSSFDQNPERQLEGVQVARVFTDKASGKDTQRPELERLLAFVREGDTVVVHSMDRLARNLDDLRRIVQGLTQRGVRMEFVKEGLKFTGEDSPMANLMLSVMGAFAEFERALIRERQREGIVLAKQRGAYRGRKKSLNSEQIAELKRRVAAGDQKTLVARDFGISRETLYQYLRED, encoded by the coding sequence TTGCAAGGTCAACGCATCGGCTATGTCCGCGTCAGCAGCTTCGACCAGAACCCGGAACGGCAATTGGAGGGTGTTCAGGTGGCGCGGGTGTTCACCGACAAGGCTTCTGGCAAGGACACCCAGCGTCCCGAGCTGGAAAGGCTGCTGGCCTTCGTCCGCGAGGGCGACACCGTGGTGGTGCATAGCATGGACAGGCTGGCACGCAACCTTGATGACCTGCGCCGCATCGTCCAAGGGCTGACACAACGGGGCGTGCGCATGGAGTTCGTCAAAGAAGGGCTGAAGTTCACCGGCGAGGACTCACCGATGGCCAATCTGATGCTGTCGGTCATGGGAGCCTTCGCTGAGTTCGAGCGCGCCCTGATCCGCGAACGTCAGCGCGAGGGAATCGTGCTGGCCAAGCAGCGCGGTGCCTACCGGGGACGAAAGAAATCGCTGAACAGCGAACAAATTGCCGAGTTGAAACGGCGAGTTGCGGCAGGCGACCAAAAAACCTTGGTGGCCCGTGACTTCGGCATCAGCCGCGAAACCTTGTACCAGTACCTGCGGGAAGACTGA